The genomic segment GCCTGTCCGTCTTCTTCCACTACTTTGAAATCAATGTATCGCCCTGGGGTCAGGATGTAATTGTTTTTGCGTATGTCTTCGATGGTGGCACTTTTGCAGAAACCGGCAATGTCTTGGTAAGTGATAAGTGAAGAGTGAACAGTTAAAGGTGTTTTATCTTCCAACTTTTCGCTTTTCACTTCTCGTTTTTTACTCCTCCAAGCGTGGTAGGTGTCGGCAATTTTTTTGATGTCGTTGTCTGTCAGTTCACGCTGTTTACGGCTTATCATTGTACCAAATTCTCTGGCATCAATAAAAAGTACTTCATTGGTGCGGTTTCGGAATTTGGTGGTTTCGGTTTTGTTGCGTGCCAAAAACCACAAGCAAGCGGGAATTTGGGTGTTGTAAAACAACTGCGAAGGCAAAGAAACCATACAGTCCACCAAGTCGGCTTCAATCATCGCTTTTCTGATGTCGCCTTCGGTGGCAATTTCAGAACTCATACTGCCGTTTGCCAAAACAATTCCTGCCGTGCCATAAGGGGCAAGTTTGCTCACAAACAATTGCAACCAAGCATAGTTGGCGTTTCCTGTTGGCGGTACGCCAAATTTCCATTTGTGGGTTTCGGCTTTATTGATATTGTAATCGCTCACATTAAAAGGCGGATTGGCAATGACATAATCCACTTTCAATTCGGGGAATTTGTCGTTCATCAAGGTATCACCCAATTCTATTTTGGCATCAATCCCACGGATTGCCAAATTCATTTTCGCCAACTTGTAAGTAGTCGGGTTGCTCTCTTGTCCGAAAATAGAAATTTTGCCTTTTCGGTGCTCGTGCATTTCAATAAAGCGTTCACTTTGCACAAACATTCCACCGCTACCACAACAGCCGTCATATACACGTTTTTCAGCTTCGGGGGCAAGCATTTCTACCAAGAGTTTTACGATGCTTTGTGGCGTGTAAAATTGTCCGCCTTTTTTGCCTTCGGCATCTGCAAACTGTCCTAAGAAATACTCAAACACAAAGCCCAAAACGTCTTTGTCTTTTCCGTTACCGCCTTTGCTCAACG from the Eisenibacter elegans DSM 3317 genome contains:
- a CDS encoding type I restriction-modification system subunit M, which encodes MSENLALEKTLWQAADKLRNNMDAAEYKHVVLGLIFLKYISDAFDELYQKLEATKHETGADPEDKDEYTAERVFYVPPQARWKWLQGRAKLPTIGKDIDEAMDSIERDNASLKGVLPKDYARPALDKQRLGELIDLIGSITLSKGGNGKDKDVLGFVFEYFLGQFADAEGKKGGQFYTPQSIVKLLVEMLAPEAEKRVYDGCCGSGGMFVQSERFIEMHEHRKGKISIFGQESNPTTYKLAKMNLAIRGIDAKIELGDTLMNDKFPELKVDYVIANPPFNVSDYNINKAETHKWKFGVPPTGNANYAWLQLFVSKLAPYGTAGIVLANGSMSSEIATEGDIRKAMIEADLVDCMVSLPSQLFYNTQIPACLWFLARNKTETTKFRNRTNEVLFIDAREFGTMISRKQRELTDNDIKKIADTYHAWRSKKREVKSEKLEDKTPLTVHSSLITYQDIAGFCKSATIEDIRKNNYILTPGRYIDFKVVEEDGQAFEEKMRMLTATLSAQMQKAQELDEAIVQNLKKIGFEITPHKTIEV